A genomic segment from Dermatobacter hominis encodes:
- a CDS encoding GDP-mannose 4,6-dehydratase: protein MKALITGAGGFVGHHLAAHLEAEGDEVLTTDRSTDGLDITDAPALLDAFRRRRPEVVYHLAGASDVGGSWSTPQATFRSNAEGTLNVLWAARESGVERVLTVGSADVYGKVSAEDLPITEQLEMRPVSPYAASKAAADHVAVQAHLGYGQGVVRARPFNHLGPGQSNRFVAAALAERVATNEASGESKVKVGNLSPQRDFTDVRDVVRAYRLLVEHGSAGQVYNVCSGRAIAVQALADEFISLATIPMELVTDPELERPVDIPVLLGDNSRIRTDTGWTPEIPLEDTLRDLLDDQRRRIRT from the coding sequence ATGAAGGCGCTGATCACGGGCGCCGGCGGCTTCGTCGGCCACCACCTGGCGGCCCACCTCGAGGCCGAGGGCGACGAGGTCCTCACGACCGACCGCTCGACCGACGGGCTCGACATCACCGACGCGCCGGCCCTGCTCGATGCGTTCCGGCGCCGCCGGCCCGAGGTCGTGTACCACCTCGCCGGCGCCAGCGACGTCGGGGGATCGTGGTCCACCCCGCAGGCGACGTTCCGCTCCAACGCCGAGGGCACGCTCAACGTGCTGTGGGCGGCGCGGGAGTCGGGCGTCGAGCGCGTGCTCACGGTCGGCTCGGCCGACGTCTACGGGAAGGTCTCGGCCGAGGACCTCCCGATCACCGAGCAGCTCGAGATGCGGCCGGTGAGCCCCTATGCCGCGTCGAAGGCCGCCGCCGACCACGTGGCCGTGCAGGCCCACCTCGGCTACGGCCAGGGCGTCGTGCGGGCCCGCCCGTTCAACCACCTCGGACCCGGCCAGAGCAACCGCTTCGTCGCCGCCGCGCTGGCGGAGCGCGTGGCGACGAACGAGGCCAGCGGCGAGTCCAAGGTGAAGGTCGGCAACCTCAGCCCGCAGCGCGACTTCACCGACGTCCGCGACGTCGTGCGGGCCTACCGGCTGCTCGTCGAGCACGGCTCGGCCGGCCAGGTCTACAACGTCTGCAGCGGGCGGGCGATCGCCGTGCAGGCGCTGGCCGACGAGTTCATCTCGCTCGCGACGATCCCGATGGAGCTCGTCACCGATCCCGAGCTCGAGCGGCCGGTCGACATCCCGGTGCTGCTCGGCGACAACTCGCGGATCCGCACCGACACCGGATGGACGCCCGAGATCCCGCTCGAGGACACGCTCCGCGACCTGCTCGACGACCAGCGCCGTCGCATCCGCACCTAG